In Phocoena phocoena chromosome 19, mPhoPho1.1, whole genome shotgun sequence, a genomic segment contains:
- the PTRH2 gene encoding peptidyl-tRNA hydrolase 2, mitochondrial codes for MLSKPLVMEYLTNPGALSMAAGIACGMCLGWRLRERFRMIPKSSVSETDTDTGREASILGEGGEYKMILVVRSDLKMGKGKVAAQCSHAAVSAYKQIRRRNPELLKQWENCGQPKVVVRAPDEKTLVELLTHAEILGLTVSLIEDAGRTQIAPGSRTVLGIGPGPVDLIDKVTGHLKLY; via the coding sequence atgCTCTCCAAACCCTTGGTTATGGAATATTTGACTAATCCTGGTGCACTCAGCATGGCTGCCGGCATTGCTTGTGGCATGTGCCTGGGCTGGAGACTCCGAGAACGCTTTAGAATGATCCCCAAGAGCTCGGTGAGCGAGACAGACACTGACACCGGAAGAGAAGCAAGCATCTTAGGAGAGGGTGGGGAGTACAAAATGATTCTTGTGGTTCGAAGTGACTTAAAGATGGGAAAAGGGAAAGTGGCTGCCCAGTGCTCTCATGCTGCTGTTTCTGCCTACAAGCAAATTCGAAGGAGAAACCCTGAATTACTCAAACAGTGGGAAAACTGTGGCCAGCCCAAAGTGGTGGTCAGAGCTCCTGATGAGAAAACTCTAGTTGAATTATTGACCCATGCAGAGATTCTGGGGCTGACTGTAAGTTTAATCGAAGATGCAGGACGCACTCAGATTGCACCAGGCTCTCGAACTGTTCTAGGGATTGGGCCAGGACCAGTAGACCTAATTGACAAGGTCACTGGCCACCTAAAACTTTACTAG